CAAGGTCTGTGGGTGCTGATAATTATCGCTTGTGTAAAACTCTCCGATGCCTTAACAGGAGTTAATAATGCGCTACTATTTAATTCAGCATATTACAGATATATCCTACTTTTAGGGATTTTATTACTCATAACAACAGTATTACTAAATATTTGGCTCATTCCTAAATACGGAATTAATGGCTCAGCAGTAGCAACCTTTATTGCGTTTATTGTATATAATATGTTAAAAATAAGTCTAGTATGTGCAAAATTTAGGTTGCAGCCTTTTAGTAAAACAATAATACAAATCATTTTTATAGGTGCAATACTAACGCTTATCGGGTATTTTTGGGATTTCTCTTTTGCCAATCCTCTCATAAATATCCTATTAAAATCAATTCTTATTCTAATACTAACTTTTCCTTTACTAAAAAAGATAAAATCCGAAATTTCTCATCTCTAGAAAGGATCAAATACCAAATACTAAGTATCAAGTATCAAGATAGAAACATATCCCTAATCGTTTAATTTTTTTAATCCTCAATTTAATATTTAAGCCATTTCCAAATTTCCTTATAACTTGCTTTTTTACCATACATCAAAATGCCGATACGATATATTTTGGAGGCAATACCTATGATTATCAAAAAGGTAGCGTATAGTGTCAGTAGTGAAATTAGTATTTCCCACCAACTTACCCCAAAAGGAATACGCATAAGCATTACCACTGGCGAGGTAAACGGAATGTATGAAAAAATTACTGAAATAGTGCCGTGAGGTTCCTCAATTACAGTGAAAATCCCTACGTAAATAGCTAATATTAAAGGAAGTAAAATAGGGAACATAAATTGCTGAGTATCTGTTTCATTATCCACAGCTGCACCAACGGCAGCATAAAGGGCGCTGTATAGAAGAAATCCTCCTGAAAAGTACAACAAAAATGAAACAAACATATTCATAAACGGAAATTTGAAAAATTCTACCAAAATTTCGGAGATTAGGCGGTCTGTACCCGATTTTGCCATCAGTATTTCATTGGTGGAAGACGGACTTACATTGAAAAACGAAGTCAGAATGGTCATCAAGAATCCTCCAAAAATCATCCATATTAGAAATTGAGTTACCCCAACAAGTGAAGTTCCCAGAATTTTTCCCATCATCAATTGAAAAGGTTTTACTGACGAAATGATAATTTCAATGATTCGATTGTTTTTCTCTTCAATCACGCTACGCATAATCATATTTCCGTAGATGATAATGAACATAAAAAGCAAATATCCAGCGACCCCTCCAAAAAACAAATTGATAAAACTACTTAGCTCGGTGGTTTTCTCGCCACTGAAATTTGCCAATAGTATGTCAATGCGTACTTTAGCGGATTCTATTTGAGCATTATCAATACCTTTTTGGGTAAGATTGATTTGAAAAATCTGGTTTTCAATATCTTCAGTGATATCTCGAATTAGTGAAAAATTTGGCGAATCGTTAGAAAAGAATTCAATGTTAGATTGCCAAAGGCTATCCTTCGTATCAGGAATATACAATAATCCGTATGCGTTTTCTTGTTGAACCAAAGCCTTAGCTTGGTCGGTATTTTTATCTGCTAAATATTGATATTCAATATCAGAAGAATTTTTGAAAGTTTGTGAAAAATAACCGCTTCTGTCTAAAACCATAATTTTTTTGGTTTTCCCGCTGTTATTCACATTAGTAAGATACCCGATAAGCAACCCAAATAAAATCATAATAATTGGGCTGACGAAAGTCATTATTATAAACGATTTATTGCGAATTTTATTCAGATATTCTCTTTTTAAGATCAGTTTAAGATTTTTCATAGATTAGAAGACGTTTTTTTATGAATGGAATTGATGAAAATTTCATTAGCTGAAGGGATTACCTCTACAAAATGTGTGATTTCTGCCTTTGAGGAAAGTAATTGCAATAAGTGATTAGGCGACTGATTTTCACCAATATGAATGTTTAACTTCAATTCATCGTACAAACTTTTAAAATAAGCAGGAGTAACATTTAGGTGTTGTTTTAACTCATTTAAAAGTGATTCTTTATTTTGGGTTTTAAGTCCTACTTGAAAAATATTCTGTTTGAATTGTCTTTTAATATCGAGGAGTTTTCCGTCCAGAATTTTTTCTGATTTATGAATTAAAGCGATATAATCACAAAGTTCTTCCACCGATTCCATACGATGGGTGGAAAAAATAATGGTGGCACCTTGTTCTCGCAAATATAAAATTTCATCTTTGATAATGTTAGCGTTGATGGGATCAAAGCCGCTGAAAGGTTCGTCAAAAATGAGTAACTTGGGCTGATGTAGTACCGTTACCATAAACTGAATTTTTTGTGCCATTCCTTTGGAGAGCTCTTGCACTTTTTTATTCCACCAATCGCCAATTTCTAATCGATCAAACCAAAATTTTAGTCTGGTTTTAGCTTCATTCTTTGAAAGTCCTTTGAGTTGAGCCAGATAAAGTGCTTGTTCGCCCACTTTCATATTTTTATACAGCCCTCTCTCTTCGGGCAAATACCCAATTTGAGCAA
This genomic window from Capnocytophaga canimorsus contains:
- a CDS encoding ABC transporter ATP-binding protein, translating into MLTAENIGKKYGNHTALKEVSLNIPKGSIFGLLGPNGAGKTSFIRIINQITFPDTGKIFFDGEPLQSKHVAQIGYLPEERGLYKNMKVGEQALYLAQLKGLSKNEAKTRLKFWFDRLEIGDWWNKKVQELSKGMAQKIQFMVTVLHQPKLLIFDEPFSGFDPINANIIKDEILYLREQGATIIFSTHRMESVEELCDYIALIHKSEKILDGKLLDIKRQFKQNIFQVGLKTQNKESLLNELKQHLNVTPAYFKSLYDELKLNIHIGENQSPNHLLQLLSSKAEITHFVEVIPSANEIFINSIHKKTSSNL
- a CDS encoding ABC transporter permease gives rise to the protein MKNLKLILKREYLNKIRNKSFIIMTFVSPIIMILFGLLIGYLTNVNNSGKTKKIMVLDRSGYFSQTFKNSSDIEYQYLADKNTDQAKALVQQENAYGLLYIPDTKDSLWQSNIEFFSNDSPNFSLIRDITEDIENQIFQINLTQKGIDNAQIESAKVRIDILLANFSGEKTTELSSFINLFFGGVAGYLLFMFIIIYGNMIMRSVIEEKNNRIIEIIISSVKPFQLMMGKILGTSLVGVTQFLIWMIFGGFLMTILTSFFNVSPSSTNEILMAKSGTDRLISEILVEFFKFPFMNMFVSFLLYFSGGFLLYSALYAAVGAAVDNETDTQQFMFPILLPLILAIYVGIFTVIEEPHGTISVIFSYIPFTSPVVMLMRIPFGVSWWEILISLLTLYATFLIIIGIASKIYRIGILMYGKKASYKEIWKWLKY